The nucleotide window CTGGACGACGCGCAGAAAGTCATCCGCCGCGCCATCCACGCCGCCATCAAGCAGGCCAGCAATGATGTAGGCCAGTTCCACAAGTTCAACACCGCCATTGCCCAGGTGATGACCGTGATGAACGTGCTGGAAAAGGCCCCGCAAGCCAGCGAGCAGGACCGTGCCCTGCTGCACGAAGGCCTGGAAGCCGTCACCCTGCTGCTGTCGCCGATCACCCCGCACATCTCCCACGCGCTGTGGCAGCACCTCGGCCACACAGGGTCGGTAATCGATGCCGCCTGGCCGAGCGTCGACGAGCAGGCACTGGTGCAGGACACCGTTACCCTGGTGGTTCAGGTCAACGGTAAACTCCGCGGCCAGGTCGAAATGCCTGCCGCAGCCAGCCGCGAAGAAGTCGAAGCCGCCGCCCGCAGCAACGAGAATGTCCTGCGCTTCATCGATGGCCTTACCATCCGCAAGGTCATCGTGGTACCGGGCAAGCTGGTCAACATCGTCGCCAACTGATGAAAACGCCCACCCGCAGTGGCTGCGGGTGGGCGGTACAGGCCCACAAGGGAGCAACAACATGATCAAACGCAATTTGCTGGTAATCGGCCTGGCGGTCATGCTCAGCGCCTGCGGTTTCCAGCTGCGCGGCACCGGCTCCACCGAGCTGAGTGTGAAGGAAATGGACGTCAGCGCACGCAATGCCTACGGCCCGACCGTGGTCCAGCTTCGAGAGGTACTGGAGCGTAGCGGTGTCAACGTGCATGCCGGCGCGCCTTACCGCCTGGTGTTGACCAACGAGCAGGAGCGCGAGCGCTCGGCAACCTACAGCAGCGGCAACCGTTCCGCCGAGTACGAGCTGACCACGGAGCTGAACTACAGCATCCAGGGCCTGAACAACCTGGAGCTGCTGAGCGACAAGCTGGAAGTGCGCAAGATCTACGTGCGTGACGGCTCGAACATCACCGGTTCCGAGCAGGAAGCCAACCGCGCGCGTGAAGAAATGCGCCGCGACCTGGTCAATGCCATGGTCGTCCGCCTGCAAATGCTGAGCCCGTCCCAGCTGGACGAGCTGCAGCGTAAAGCCGACGAGCGCGCCAAGGCCGAAGCCGACGCGCTGGAGGCCGCACGCCGCCAGCAGGCCGAAACGCCTCAGCAGTCGCCACTGGAAGTGCCGGGCAACTAAGCCCGCGTGGGGCACCCTCGGGTGCCCCGCCTGTTTCCCATGAAACTCGCCCCCGCCCAACTCAACAAGCACCTGCAAGGCGCCCTGGCACCGGTCTACGTGGTCAGCGGCGACGACCCGCTGCTGTGCCAGGAAGCCGCTGACGCCATCCGCAACGCGGCACGTCAGCAAGGTTTCGACGAACGTCAGGTGTTCAGTGCCGACGCCAATTTCGACTGGGGCACCCTGCTCCAGGCTGGCGCCAGCCTGTCGCTGTTCGCCCAGCGCCGCCTGCTGGAACTGCGCCTGCCCTCGGGCAAGCCT belongs to Pseudomonas putida NBRC 14164 and includes:
- a CDS encoding LPS-assembly lipoprotein LptE; translation: MIKRNLLVIGLAVMLSACGFQLRGTGSTELSVKEMDVSARNAYGPTVVQLREVLERSGVNVHAGAPYRLVLTNEQERERSATYSSGNRSAEYELTTELNYSIQGLNNLELLSDKLEVRKIYVRDGSNITGSEQEANRAREEMRRDLVNAMVVRLQMLSPSQLDELQRKADERAKAEADALEAARRQQAETPQQSPLEVPGN